The DNA region CAGGTCAAGGAAGCGAACGTCACCAGGTCTGATGCTACTTTTACGCGAGTCATTTTTAAGTGCCGGATCGTTATCAATGTCGGCCTGTGTTTGGTATAAACCATTGGTTTTCCATCCATAAAATGAAGCTATTGGCTGGCCCTGGTAAGTGCGGGAAATTTCTTGACTTGATCGACCATAAACCGTTGAGCCAACAAATGTACCTTCGCCGTTTAGCTTGGTCACCTTGTTTTTGATAAACGAGGCATTAGCACCAACCGAATATTTTACCTTATCATTACCGCCATGGTAATTAAATTCAACTTCAACACCTTTGTTATTCATAGTACCGATGTTCTGGTTAGGAATATTTACCGAACCGGCCGAACCTACAACCGGCGGGGATATTAACATATCCTTGGTGTTTTTATTGAACCAGGTTAATGTTGTATTTAACTGGTTATTTAAAAAGCCTGCATCTAAGCTGATATTGGTCATGGCTGTACGTTCCCAGGCAATGACAGTATTAGCAAGCGTGGCAACAGCCGCACCTGTATAACCAACACCACCAAAAGTATAACCGTTATTTTCATAGGTACTGCCCAGTTTTATTAAGCTGACATATTGAAATGTGCCTATGTTTTGGTTACCAAGCTCACCATAACCGCCTGATAATTTCAGGTTGCTTATCCAGCTTATGTTTTTAATAAATTGCTCGTTAGATAATCTCCACCCCACAGAGAACGCAGGGAAATAAGCCCACCTTTTTGATGGTGCAAACCTGGAAGAACCGTCTGCACGGAAAGTCAGAGTGGCCAGGAACCTTCCATTGTAATCGTAAAATAGCCTTCCGAATGCTGACTGTAACGACCACTGATCAGGTATCACGCTACTGTTAAACTGGCTATTGCCGGTACCAAGCACGCGTTGATCATCTGAGGTGTCATCGTATCCAACCCTCCATGCGCTAAAGCCGTAAGTTTTATAATTTTGGTATGAATAACCACCTGTAAAAGTTACATGGCTTTTACCAAACACTTTATCATAAGTCAGGAACGACTCAATTAATTGCGATGATGTTTCACCTTCTGTTTGGGTTAGCTGAGAGACGGTATTTTGCCTGGCCTGGTTAACATCTGCTATATTGAAATTGTAAATACGGTTTAAAGTACCATCATAAGCGTAATTAACACGAAGTTTTAGCTCTTTCAGGAACGAGATTTCGGCAAAAGCGTTGGCCAGTGCACGATACTTTTTATTAAACCTGTCCGCTTCTTGTATGGTAGCATAAGGGCTGTTGATATCTCCTAACTGGTTAGCAAAAGCTTTAGAAGTACCATAAGTACCATCAGGATTAACCAATGGTATTGCAGGGTTAAAGCGTAGTGCAGAGAAGATTAAGCCTGTTTGCGAGTTGTTATTATCAAACCCAACGTTATTGGCATAGCTTAACTGGATATTTTCACCCAATTTCAACCATTCGGTTACCTTATGCTCTGAGTTGAAGCGGGTACTGAAGCGTTTAAAGTCGGTTTTATCAATGATGCCATCCTCATTATAAACCGAGGTAGACCAATAATAGTTAGATACGTCATTCCCGCCCTGAAGATTAACATCACCATTAATTACATGGCCTGTTTTCATAATGGCTCGCTGCCAGTCGGTTCTTTGAGTGGCGTAATAGCTGTCGTTCCATGGCGCATCGATAGCAACACCATCATTGGTATAGCGTTCCCTTTTCAATGAATATAAATCGGGCGCGGTTAATAGTTTAAGATATTTGGTTGTATTAGAAAAACCGTTGTAAAAATTGATAGTAGTAGCTAATTTCTGATTATAAGTACCTCTTTTGGTGGTAACCAATACAACGCCGTTGGCTGCACGCGTACCGTATATTGCGGCTGCTGATGCATCCTTCAATATATCAACGGACGCAATATCGTTGGGGTTGATATCGCTTAAAGCGTCAGGGTTGTTGGTAGGCACACCATCAACAACAACAAGCGGGTTGGCATCGTTTAACGTACCGGTACCGCGGATACGGATACTTGAAGCAGCACCCGGCGAACCATCATTACGCACAATATTAACACCGGCGGCACGGCCATCCAAAGCCTGTGTTGCTGATGCTACAGGAAGATTTTGAATATCGGTACCTTTTACGCTTGCTACGGCACCGGTAACATCTATCTTTTTAGTAGTACCATAACCTACTACCACGACTTCGGTTAAGGCAGATGGAAGGGCTACCAGGGTTATATTTAAAGTTTGATTTCCAGTTATAGTAACGATCTTCTTTTCATAACCGATATAAGATATTTCCAACACACCATTTACCGGTGCATCAATACTGAAATTACCATTTGCATCGGTAGTGGTGCCCTGATTAGTCCCTTGTAACCGAATATTCACGCCAATAAGCGGTTCGCCTTTGGCATCAACAACTTTTCCTTTTACAAGGGCAAGGCTTTTGGCATCCTCCTGGTTGGCGATGATCACCACATGATCATCATTCATTTTGTAGGAAAGCTTATCATCAATAATAACGGCAAGCAGCTCATCAATTGTTGCGTCTTTTACATCCAGGTCAACCTTGCCCAGCTTTTTGATGGAAGCATAGTTGTAAAAGAAACGGTAATCGCTTTGTTTTTGAATTTTGGTAAGGATACTGCTTACTTCAGCCTGTTTTAGGTTAAGCGTAAATTTCTGCTGCGAGTATACTTTTGCAGAAACTTGCACACAAGTAACCATGACCAATAAAAATACTGCTTTCATCAGCAAAATAACTTTGAGACATACGGGCGCGCCACGAAGCGGGAACACCCTTCTTGTTTTTTTCATTACATTTGTTTTGAAAATAAATGGATGGAGTAAGTGCTGTGTTACAATAGCTTACTCCGTTAATAAAATCCTATTTGTTTGCGGGGAGGAGTGGCAGCTCTTCCCTTGTTTGTTTGAGGATGTTTCAGGAATCTGACAGGTAAGTTTTCAATATCATAAGCGTTGGTTAAGTGGTTAGTTAATTTATTTTGTTTTTATTTTTTTGCAAGAAATACAGTTTTACCATCCACCCTGAATTTGAACGGCGTTGTCATCTCAATAATACCTAAAGCCTCCTGCAGCGATTCCTTATCAAGCAAACCGCTTATCTGCTCGGTACGAAGCGCCTGATCTTCAAACACAACCTGCACGTTGTATTTGCGTTCAATTTGAGCAGCCACATCTTCAAACATCTCGTTGGTGAACAGGATGCGGTTATCAACCCAGGCTGTTTCTTTTACTTCATCGGGCCTAACATCCGGTAATTCGGTTACCTGGTATTCAATTTTACTCTCTTTAGGTTTCGCGCTTTTAGGCTCCCGGTTATTAACAACAATCAGCTTTTCATTAGGCAGCAGAATGATCTTTTTTTCGGGATTGTTCTTTAATTCAACCTGCACCTTGCCTTTTAACAATGTGGTTTCCACGGTTTTATCATTATTATAGGCCTTTACATTAAACACAGTTCCCAATACCTTTACAACAAGCCTGGCAGTATGTACCAGGAAAGGTTTCCTGGCATTTTTGGTTACTTCAAAAAAACCTTCGCCGGTAAGGCTTACATCACGGGTATTTTTTTCAAAAGCCTCGGGATATGAAAAGGTACTGCCTGCATTCAGCGTAACCTGTGTGCCATCGGGTAATTTGAGCTTTTCGGTTTTGCCGTAAGGCACATGAATTTCATGTAATATATTTTCGGCGGTTAAAGTATCCTGCTGTGCCGCTCTGTTATAAAATAAAACGCCTGTAGTAACAAGCACCAGTACCGCCGCAGCAACCCATTGCCACCTGAACATTGGTCTTACCTTAATATCAACCTCCATATTTTCGTTCGAGCTTTTGATCCGGTTCCAGATCTCTTCCAGGTTCCCGTTAATATCTTCAGGTTTTGCTTCGGCTGGTTGCGCACCGCTTCCTTTTAATGCATTAGTAACCTCGTACGTTTTTTTATAATTGGGAAATTGTTCAAGAAACATGTCGAGTTCGGCCAACTCTTCCGCACTGGCGCATTCGCCCATACTTTTAGCCATTAACTCAATAAACCTGGATTTGCTCATAGTAATACGGTATTCAGCATTCAGGACACAGCTACCCCGGGTTTTTCCTAAAAGAAATTAAAATATTTTTTTGAGGGGGATTCAAAAGATTCCGATACCAATAAGAACCTTCTTGCGCTCGTTTGCAACGAGCGCTTAATTTGGAATGGCGATTGCATCGCCAGTTGCGTTATAAACGCAAACCCAAGTTACGCACTCGTTGCAAACGAGCGCGAGCTTTGATGCTAAAAATTCAAAAAACTACTTATTTCCGAGCGCCTCATCCAATTTCTTCAAAGCAATGGCCAACTGCGCAAATACGGTTTTGTTGGAGAGGCCAAGGATATCGGCTACCTCATTGCAGGAGAGATCATCCTCTTTAACCATTTTAAAAATGAGCTTACAACGGGGCGGCAAACTGTTTACAGCGTTTAAAACTCCAGCCTGCAGCTCTTTGCTGATGAGCAATTGTGCCGGATCAACCGATAAATGAAAATAATAGGTTTCGGCAAGTTGAGCGTCGCGGTTTCTTTTTGAGGTGTTGCTTCGGATATGGTTAAGACAGGCATTTTTTATAGCCACATAAAAGTATACTTTAGGGTTCGAGATCTTGTTAAGCTTGTGGCGGCCAGTCCAGATATTTACAAAAAGGTCGTTGATAATCTCCTCGCAAGCTTCCTTATCGCCCAAAAAGGACCAGGCAAACTGATTCAGGTTATTGATCAGCAGCTTATATAGTTCATTAAAGGCAGATTCATCATTGTTATAATGAATGGAATCTATAAGTTCTTTAATCTCCAATGTTGAGCGGCTTGCTTTTAAAGAGCACAGTTAACTGAAATAATGTACAATTTTAAGTAAAAAATCTCGATCAGAGCTATTTTCCCGGGTGATTTTATACCGTAGAATTCGTATAAAATCATTAGCCGGCGATATCATATCCAGCTACGCCTTGCTGATTTTCATGCTCCGAAATGTCCAATCCGGGAATCAAAACGCCCGGTTCAACCATAAACCCGCAATTCGATAGCACAACCCGTTGTAACTTGCCTCCAAAACGGAAATATTTAAGTTGTTTGGTCAAAACAGATTAAGATTAACATCGCTTTCACCATCATGATGGTGAATTTGGCTTACAGGCCGGGATTAACTTTATATTTGTACGGCAACCATCCATATTCCGTAACATATTGCAATAAATGAAAGATACACCGTTTAAAATCTCTCCCGGAATTATATGGAGCAGTTCAATCTTCCTTGGCCTGCTGGCGTCTGTTCCCCAGATAGCTGAGCGCCACTTCAAGCCTGCCGAAGCAGCAGTTAATTCGGCAGTCACAGCTTCTTTTTCACTGTTTGTGTGGTATTATAATATATATACACTGCCAAAGCAATCGGGCAATAAACAGCTGAATAAAAGTATTTCTTATTCCCGGCTCCTTACCACACTGGTAATAGGTATGGGGGTAATGCTGGCCTTAGCCTACATACAGCAACTGATATTAACGCATCTGAATTTTGGCCCGGTGATGCTCATGATTGAGGTAAGGGGCATCCTCATTAACCTTGTATTTTACATGCTTATAAACCTGTTGTACCAGAACTACCAAAACCAGCAGGTTAACGTTGAGCTGGAACGCATTAAAGCCGATAACCTTGGTGCACAATATGAGCTGTTGAAACAGCAGATCAACCCGCATTTCCTGTTTAATAGTCTCAATACCCTAAAGGCGATGGTTGAGACTAATGACCAACACTCGGTTGATTTCATCCTGAAACTCTCCAACTTTTATCGTTTTACGCTTGAAAGCCGCAAGTTGGACCTTATTCATTTATCCGACGAACTGGATATTGTTGACGCCTATAATTTTTTGCTCAAAGCCCGTTTTGAAGACGGTTTCATTTTTACCAATACCATTAATGAGCAATATCGCGGTACGCTGATCCCTCCATTCACCTTACAACTCCTAATAGAAAATTGCATTAAACACAATGTAGTATCATTAGATCATCCACTACATATCAAACTATATACCGAGGGCGATAACATTGTTATGGAAAACGAGATAAAACCCAAACGCTTTGAAGAACCATCGACAGGCGTTGGGCTTAAGAATATCAATTTGCGTTACGATCACCTGCTTGATAAACAAATAGAAATCATTGCCGGGGATAAAACATTCAAAGTTAAACTACCTATTATACATGAACATTATCATCATTGAAGACGAATTAAAAGCAGCCCGCTCGCTTGAAGGTATCATATTACAATTAAGGCCGCACTCAAAAATAATTGCGAAGCTTCAGAGTGTTGAAAGCTCGGTTGCCTATCTTTCAGAGAACAAGCAGCCCGATCTTATTTTTATGGATATCCAACTGTCGGATGGTTTGTGTTTCGAGATTTTTAAATCGGTAAAGGTGTCCTGCCCTATTATTTTTTGTACCGCTTTTGATGAATACTCCTTAGAAGCATTTAAGGCCAACAGTGTTGACTACGTGCTTAAACCCTTCTCCAAAACAGATATTGCCGATGCCTTTAAAAAAGTAGATGAACTGCGGAATTTTTTTCAGCAGGGTTCGCTGCCCGATATCAGCAGTCTGTTATCGCAGGTTACGCCTCCTGCAGGTAAAAAGAGCTTCCTGGTATTTAAAAACAACAAGTATATTACCGTACTTACCAATAACATCGCTTTCTTTTATATCCGCAACGAGCTATCAACCATCATGACATTTGATCAGCAGGAATACGTTGTTAACCAATCGCTCGACCAGATCAGCAGCCAGCTTTCGCCCGATCATTTTTTCAGGCTAAACAGGCAATACATTGTAAATTTTAGTGCGATAAAAGAAGTGGAACATTATTTTATGCGTAAGCTGTTTGTTAAGCTGGTGGTTCCTACTCCCGAAAAATTACTCATCAATAAAGAAAAAGCGCCGGTATTTTTAAGCTGGCTCGAGAATAGGTAGTTCTAAGTCGGAAGTCTTAAGTCGAAAGTTCTAAGTTTCAATAAAAAGACTTTCGACTTGAGACTTAGAACTTTCGACTTAACAAAAGCCCAACTGAACAGTAGATATGTCCGGTTGGGCTTTTTTATGCTGTTTTGGCGGCTATTTCAAGGCTAATTTTGAGTAAATAAAAAATCGAGAGATATGAAAACCTTAAAAATTTTTAGCTTTTGTGTTAGTGCCGTAGCACTGGCGCTTGCTACTGCAGCTTACGCTAATCGTAAAATAAATGCCCCTAAAACTGAAAATACCGCTACGCCCGGAAAAGGTTTTGCTTTGGTAGAATTGTTTACCTCAGAAGGATGCTCAAGCTGTCCTCCTGCTGATGAATTACTGGCCAGGATCCAAAAAGAATCACAGGACAAACCCGTTTACATATTGGCTTACCATGTGGACTATTGGAATAACCTCGGCTGGAAAGATGTATTCAGCAATGCCATGTTTTCAAAACGCCAAAAGGAATATAGCTACCATTTAAATGCCCAGGTTTATACACCTCAGGTTATTGTTAATGGTAAAACCGAAATGGTAGGTTCGGATGAACCTACACTTCGTGAAGCCATTTCAAGTGCTTTAACAACAGCACAAACAGTACAGGTTTCCTTAAAAGGGCAACAAACCGGCGATAAGCTTGCTGTAAATTACGAACTATCAGGCAACACTGATAACCAGCAATTGCTGATAGCCATTGTGCAAAAAACAGCCATCAGCAAAGTTGCACGCGGCGAAAACGAAGGCAGAACTTTATCGCACGCCCAAATAGTGCGCGACTTAAAAACAATTGCCCTAAGCCAGGCAAAAAAAGGCCAAACCATCATCAACGTTCCTAAAGAGTTTAATCAGCAAGGTTGGGAGGTAGTTGGCTTTATACAAAATAAAGATAATGGCGAGGTTTTAACAGCAACAAAAGCCGTTTTAACCAGCGAAGCAGTTGCCAAATTATAACAAACATAAATTCAAAAATCATGAGCAAGTTGAAACAAGGCCGGTTATTGATGGGCTTTCTGTCACTATTCTCATTATCATTCCTCACAAGGGCGCCATTCGAGCGCAACCCGCAGGATTGCGAAATGACCTGCGTTCCGGGAAGGAGAAAAAAACCGGCAGAAAATAATTAAATAAATCTCATATAAACACGAGCGACCCGAAATGGGTCGCTTGTGTTTTGAATAAATACTATCATGAAAAAATTACTGCTAATAGCCATAACCACATTTTGCAGTATAGGTGCCTATGCACAGGCAAATGAATTAAACTGTACAGAACAGGCCTTTACTTTTAAAATAAACCTGCCGACAGGAGGACACAACTATTCCTCCAAAACAGGCCGCTTTGATGCTTCACAATTATCACCGGAGTTCAGGTTGCCGGGGCCTAATTCCGGTAAACAAAATCAAGCGGATAACATGCGTCCTGTCGGCTTAAACAAAAAACCTGATCCGTACACAGCTTATTATTCGGCCGATAACATCCTGCTTAAAAAGATGACACTTCCATACCCGAAAGTAAACATTGTAACAGGTAAATTTAGCCATACAACCTATGATCATTTTAAGCTATTGCCAATGCCAGCTATAAATACATTTACTCCGCTTTGAAACTAATCATCATTAACATAAAAAAGCAAACCAATGAAACTCAACTATTACGGTCACTCATGCTTCTCGGTAGTTGCCGGGGGTAAACACATCCTGTTTGATCCCTTTATTACAGGCAACGAACTGGCTAAAGACATCAACATTGATGAAATTAAAGCCGATTATATTTTTGTATCGCACGGTCATTATGATCATATTTTGGATGCGGAAACTATAGCCAACCGTACAGGCGCTATGGTTGTGGGTATTTATGAAGTGTACGATTACTTCAGCAAAAAAGGCGTTAAAAATGTGCATCCTTTAAACCCGGGCGGTAAAGTGACCTTTGATTTTGGCACAGCAAAATCGTTCATCGCACAACATTCGGCCAGCTTTCCGGATGGTAGCTATGCAGGTGTAGCCTGCGGCTATGCTTTAAAGACTGATGATGGCAATCTGTATTACAGCGGCGATACTGGTCTCACCTTAGATATGGAACTGGTGGCCAAATGGGTTGATCTCGATTTCGCGGTTTTTCCTATCGGTGATGTGTTAACGATGGGCGTTGAGGACGCCATTGAAGCTGCAAAGCTTGTTAAGGCCAATAAAGTTTTGGGCGTTCATTACGATACTTTTGGTTTTATTAAAATAGATAAGGACGAAGCAGTTGGTGAATTTGAAAAAGCCGGATTAAAATTATTTTTACCAGCCATTGGCGAGAGCATAGAGATTTAAATCTGTGATTTTCCATATATAAAAAGGCCTGCTCCTTTTAAAAGGAGCAGGCCTTTTTATGACTTTTAAAGTACCCCCTTCAGGGGGCGGAGGGGGTTTACACTAAATTGATCTCAAAATTGATGTTACCGTAAGTTAATTTTGAATAAGGACATGTTTGGTGTGCTTCTTCAATCAATGCTTTGGCTACTTCTACATCCAAACCTGGCAAACTTACATTTAAACGGGCTTGAAGGAAATAAGCACCGGTAGTGATACCCAAATCCACTTCTGCATCAATAGCCAATTCGGCAGGGAGTGCAATCCTTTTTTTAGCGGCAGCAATACCGATGGCGCCTTCAAAACATGCTGACCAACCAGCGGCAAATAATTGTTCGGGATTAGTTCCTGGTTTAGGGGTTCCGGGAGTTGAATGTTTGATATCCAACTGGCCATCGGTACTAACAGATGAACCACCGTCACGACCGCCAACTGTACGAACTTTACCGGTATATAATACTTTGTCAATTTTATTAGCTGAGATAGCGTTGATAACCTTGATCTTACTGATACCTGATTCTTGAATAGTTTCCATTGTGTTATTTATTAAATATTTTTGTTTTTTTGTATGCTCAAAGATACCCTGATATCGCCCGGTGCCCTATCACTAACTATGTGAACCGGACATTGCATATGCCGAACCGGACAATTTTTAAACTGAAAAGTCACCTACAAAAAGGGCTCTTGAAACTTTTAATTACAATCGATAACGAATAAAGAAAATGAGCCATGCATACGCATAATTATTCTAAATAAATTTGGATACTACGTTTATAAACAGCAATTTTAAGAAACCCTTTGCACGTAAACCAATTGAAGAAGTTTGTTGCCCTCATGTTGCTTAGCATTCACCTGCTTAATATAGGCGGTCAATTGGCATTGCATCAGTTTATGGTTTACAAAAGCAACAAGTACTTTGCACAACAAACAGCCAAAGGCTTTTACAATGTGAAAGACCTTACCGAAGTGGTTATTCCTGTAAATATGCCGGGCATAACCGATTGGAAAAGCTATGAGAACATTCATGGGCAGATCCAGTTTGGCAGCAATAATTATAATTATCAAAAAATGCGGATAACGAGGCATGCCATTTATTTAATGTGCGTTCCTAATTATGAAACCACCCGCCTCGCCGATAAAAACATCATCGACGCCAGGGATGCAAAAGAGAACCCTGTACCGCAAAAAGAGCATGTACCCTTTGGTAAGATAGTTATGCAGGACAATTTCAATTTTGCCTTTGTGCACTTTGAGTTTAACTGCCCTATAAAATATACTCAACAAATTGTTGTTCACCCGGTTCAACAGTTAATTCCTG from Mucilaginibacter sp. SJ includes:
- a CDS encoding metal-dependent hydrolase, translating into MKLNYYGHSCFSVVAGGKHILFDPFITGNELAKDINIDEIKADYIFVSHGHYDHILDAETIANRTGAMVVGIYEVYDYFSKKGVKNVHPLNPGGKVTFDFGTAKSFIAQHSASFPDGSYAGVACGYALKTDDGNLYYSGDTGLTLDMELVAKWVDLDFAVFPIGDVLTMGVEDAIEAAKLVKANKVLGVHYDTFGFIKIDKDEAVGEFEKAGLKLFLPAIGESIEI
- a CDS encoding TonB-dependent receptor, whose translation is MKKTRRVFPLRGAPVCLKVILLMKAVFLLVMVTCVQVSAKVYSQQKFTLNLKQAEVSSILTKIQKQSDYRFFYNYASIKKLGKVDLDVKDATIDELLAVIIDDKLSYKMNDDHVVIIANQEDAKSLALVKGKVVDAKGEPLIGVNIRLQGTNQGTTTDANGNFSIDAPVNGVLEISYIGYEKKIVTITGNQTLNITLVALPSALTEVVVVGYGTTKKIDVTGAVASVKGTDIQNLPVASATQALDGRAAGVNIVRNDGSPGAASSIRIRGTGTLNDANPLVVVDGVPTNNPDALSDINPNDIASVDILKDASAAAIYGTRAANGVVLVTTKRGTYNQKLATTINFYNGFSNTTKYLKLLTAPDLYSLKRERYTNDGVAIDAPWNDSYYATQRTDWQRAIMKTGHVINGDVNLQGGNDVSNYYWSTSVYNEDGIIDKTDFKRFSTRFNSEHKVTEWLKLGENIQLSYANNVGFDNNNSQTGLIFSALRFNPAIPLVNPDGTYGTSKAFANQLGDINSPYATIQEADRFNKKYRALANAFAEISFLKELKLRVNYAYDGTLNRIYNFNIADVNQARQNTVSQLTQTEGETSSQLIESFLTYDKVFGKSHVTFTGGYSYQNYKTYGFSAWRVGYDDTSDDQRVLGTGNSQFNSSVIPDQWSLQSAFGRLFYDYNGRFLATLTFRADGSSRFAPSKRWAYFPAFSVGWRLSNEQFIKNISWISNLKLSGGYGELGNQNIGTFQYVSLIKLGSTYENNGYTFGGVGYTGAAVATLANTVIAWERTAMTNISLDAGFLNNQLNTTLTWFNKNTKDMLISPPVVGSAGSVNIPNQNIGTMNNKGVEVEFNYHGGNDKVKYSVGANASFIKNKVTKLNGEGTFVGSTVYGRSSQEISRTYQGQPIASFYGWKTNGLYQTQADIDNDPALKNDSRKSSIRPGDVRFLDLNGDGLIDGNDRTNLGNPNPKVTAGLQGSISYKGFDFSANFTGVFGVSLYNADRMQGIDPTYPFNLYAETLGRWTGAGTSNTIPRLSLDRANDNYRTSDLFVESGSYVSLKNATLGYTLPTSWSKKATLKSVRLYASGQNVFFITGYKGYTPELGYTNGNLQRGVDVAQYPSTRTITFGVTVKL
- a CDS encoding organic hydroperoxide resistance protein, whose protein sequence is METIQESGISKIKVINAISANKIDKVLYTGKVRTVGGRDGGSSVSTDGQLDIKHSTPGTPKPGTNPEQLFAAGWSACFEGAIGIAAAKKRIALPAELAIDAEVDLGITTGAYFLQARLNVSLPGLDVEVAKALIEEAHQTCPYSKLTYGNINFEINLV
- a CDS encoding RNA polymerase sigma-70 factor translates to MEIKELIDSIHYNNDESAFNELYKLLINNLNQFAWSFLGDKEACEEIINDLFVNIWTGRHKLNKISNPKVYFYVAIKNACLNHIRSNTSKRNRDAQLAETYYFHLSVDPAQLLISKELQAGVLNAVNSLPPRCKLIFKMVKEDDLSCNEVADILGLSNKTVFAQLAIALKKLDEALGNK
- a CDS encoding FecR family protein, yielding MSKSRFIELMAKSMGECASAEELAELDMFLEQFPNYKKTYEVTNALKGSGAQPAEAKPEDINGNLEEIWNRIKSSNENMEVDIKVRPMFRWQWVAAAVLVLVTTGVLFYNRAAQQDTLTAENILHEIHVPYGKTEKLKLPDGTQVTLNAGSTFSYPEAFEKNTRDVSLTGEGFFEVTKNARKPFLVHTARLVVKVLGTVFNVKAYNNDKTVETTLLKGKVQVELKNNPEKKIILLPNEKLIVVNNREPKSAKPKESKIEYQVTELPDVRPDEVKETAWVDNRILFTNEMFEDVAAQIERKYNVQVVFEDQALRTEQISGLLDKESLQEALGIIEMTTPFKFRVDGKTVFLAKK
- a CDS encoding sensor histidine kinase, whose translation is MKDTPFKISPGIIWSSSIFLGLLASVPQIAERHFKPAEAAVNSAVTASFSLFVWYYNIYTLPKQSGNKQLNKSISYSRLLTTLVIGMGVMLALAYIQQLILTHLNFGPVMLMIEVRGILINLVFYMLINLLYQNYQNQQVNVELERIKADNLGAQYELLKQQINPHFLFNSLNTLKAMVETNDQHSVDFILKLSNFYRFTLESRKLDLIHLSDELDIVDAYNFLLKARFEDGFIFTNTINEQYRGTLIPPFTLQLLIENCIKHNVVSLDHPLHIKLYTEGDNIVMENEIKPKRFEEPSTGVGLKNINLRYDHLLDKQIEIIAGDKTFKVKLPIIHEHYHH
- a CDS encoding LytR/AlgR family response regulator transcription factor — translated: MNIIIIEDELKAARSLEGIILQLRPHSKIIAKLQSVESSVAYLSENKQPDLIFMDIQLSDGLCFEIFKSVKVSCPIIFCTAFDEYSLEAFKANSVDYVLKPFSKTDIADAFKKVDELRNFFQQGSLPDISSLLSQVTPPAGKKSFLVFKNNKYITVLTNNIAFFYIRNELSTIMTFDQQEYVVNQSLDQISSQLSPDHFFRLNRQYIVNFSAIKEVEHYFMRKLFVKLVVPTPEKLLINKEKAPVFLSWLENR
- a CDS encoding DUF1223 domain-containing protein; translated protein: MKTLKIFSFCVSAVALALATAAYANRKINAPKTENTATPGKGFALVELFTSEGCSSCPPADELLARIQKESQDKPVYILAYHVDYWNNLGWKDVFSNAMFSKRQKEYSYHLNAQVYTPQVIVNGKTEMVGSDEPTLREAISSALTTAQTVQVSLKGQQTGDKLAVNYELSGNTDNQQLLIAIVQKTAISKVARGENEGRTLSHAQIVRDLKTIALSQAKKGQTIINVPKEFNQQGWEVVGFIQNKDNGEVLTATKAVLTSEAVAKL